In the Petrotoga sp. 9PWA.NaAc.5.4 genome, one interval contains:
- a CDS encoding nucleoside-diphosphate sugar epimerase/dehydratase, translated as MKSLSKRSFKLMIIDYLLFFASYIIAMFIRFQLDFAEMSKYFSPLILFPIVMVLAFYYSGIYKYIWRFATLNELKPLFQSTLIGFLINIFMFEVLRRYVTNFFVLPFSVAATASIVGLVLVSASRVYWFSKNYRKNTKHLQSSKNILIIGAGDAGTELLEEYERHPEEGFVVGFLDDDIEKIGRNIRGYPVLGKTNEVMEFVEDYNIKEVVIAIPSASSDQIKTIINHIDTTKVRIKTLPGILEILDNKLSLGFLRDVDISDLLGRKEVKVNLDEIKNYVKGKKILVTGAGGSIGSEICRQVLPMNPEILFLLGKGENSIFQIKNELEDKFPNAKIEEIIADVSDENRMRHLFSKHKFDVVFHAAAHKHVPLMQKNPTEALKVNTLGTYYTAKLAGEFGVERFVFISTDKAIKPTSVMGASKRLGEMVIKSLSESFKTKYGIVRFGNVLGSRGSVIPIFKEQIKKGGPVTVTHPKMKRYFMTIPEAVSLVLQCGEFARKSEIFVLDMGEPVNIDQLARDLIRLSGYIPNQDIKIVYTGIRPGEKLYEELFLQDENFERTKNDRIYIAKTTNNFFNKNNLKAFIDKVNKIITEEDLISLEKFFKDYIEDSKVDLTTINYIDE; from the coding sequence ATGAAATCTCTTTCTAAGAGGTCTTTCAAATTAATGATCATTGATTATCTTTTATTTTTTGCTTCTTACATAATAGCTATGTTTATAAGATTCCAACTTGATTTTGCGGAAATGAGTAAATATTTTTCTCCCTTAATTTTGTTTCCTATTGTAATGGTTTTAGCCTTTTATTATTCAGGTATATATAAGTATATTTGGCGTTTTGCAACCCTTAATGAACTAAAACCTTTATTTCAGAGTACTTTAATTGGTTTTTTAATAAACATTTTTATGTTTGAGGTACTGAGAAGATATGTTACAAATTTTTTTGTATTACCTTTTAGTGTTGCAGCAACCGCATCTATTGTAGGTTTAGTTCTTGTTTCTGCAAGTAGGGTATATTGGTTTTCAAAAAATTACAGAAAAAACACAAAACATCTTCAAAGTAGCAAAAATATTTTGATAATTGGAGCCGGTGATGCTGGTACAGAATTATTAGAAGAATATGAAAGACATCCTGAAGAAGGATTCGTAGTTGGATTTTTGGATGACGATATAGAAAAAATTGGAAGAAACATACGTGGTTATCCAGTTTTAGGAAAAACAAATGAAGTTATGGAATTTGTTGAAGATTATAATATTAAAGAAGTTGTTATAGCTATTCCAAGTGCTTCATCTGACCAAATAAAAACAATAATAAACCATATTGATACAACAAAAGTAAGGATAAAAACTTTACCTGGTATTTTAGAAATATTGGACAACAAACTTTCACTGGGATTTTTAAGAGACGTAGATATATCAGATTTGTTAGGAAGAAAAGAAGTTAAAGTAAATTTAGACGAGATCAAAAACTATGTTAAAGGGAAAAAGATCTTAGTAACAGGTGCTGGAGGAAGTATTGGATCAGAAATTTGTAGGCAGGTACTGCCCATGAATCCAGAAATACTGTTTTTACTTGGAAAAGGTGAAAACAGCATTTTTCAAATAAAAAATGAGTTGGAAGACAAATTCCCCAATGCAAAGATAGAAGAAATAATAGCAGATGTTTCTGATGAGAATAGAATGAGGCACCTTTTCTCGAAACATAAATTCGATGTTGTTTTTCACGCTGCGGCACATAAACATGTCCCATTAATGCAGAAGAATCCTACTGAAGCTTTGAAAGTTAACACTCTCGGTACTTATTATACAGCTAAACTTGCGGGGGAATTTGGAGTTGAAAGGTTTGTGTTTATTTCAACAGATAAAGCAATTAAACCAACTTCTGTCATGGGTGCTTCAAAAAGATTGGGAGAAATGGTTATAAAATCTTTGTCAGAATCTTTTAAAACGAAATACGGTATTGTGAGATTTGGAAATGTTTTAGGAAGTAGAGGAAGTGTGATTCCAATATTTAAAGAGCAAATTAAAAAGGGAGGTCCTGTTACTGTAACTCATCCAAAGATGAAGAGATATTTTATGACTATACCAGAAGCAGTATCCCTGGTTTTACAATGCGGAGAATTTGCTCGAAAATCAGAAATATTCGTACTGGATATGGGAGAGCCAGTAAATATTGATCAATTGGCAAGAGATTTAATAAGGCTTTCTGGATATATTCCGAATCAAGATATAAAAATTGTTTATACAGGTATTAGACCCGGTGAAAAACTTTACGAAGAACTTTTCCTTCAAGATGAAAATTTTGAAAGAACAAAAAACGATAGAATTTATATTGCTAAAACAACTAACAATTTTTTCAATAAAAATAATTTGAAGGCTTTTATAGATAAAGTCAATAAAATTATTACAGAAGAAGACTTAATCAGTTTGGAAAAATTTTTTAAAGATTACATAGAAGATTCAAAAGTTGATTTAACAACGATCAACTATATCGATGAATAA